The window CCATCTGGACGAGACCACCTTGCACAAGATCGCCGACCTCTCGGGGGGCGTCTTCGTGCAGGGGGACACGCCCGAGGCCCTGGGGTCCATCCAAGGGCGCCTGGACGAATTGCAAAAGACCGAGATGAAGGGCAAGGGGGCGGTGCGGCGGCAGGAATTCGCCCCGGCCCTGGGGGCGGGATCGGCCATCGCGCTGATCGCCTCCTTCCTGATCTAAAGGGATATCCATGGGGAACCAACGAAAGATCCTGGCGCTGGTCCTTCTCCTCCCCGGGCTTGGCCTGGCGGAGTCGCAAGGGGCCAAGGCCTATCACCAAAAGGATTTCGAGGACGCAGAGGCCTATTTCCGCCAAAGGACCGAAAAAGACCCCGGGGATTACCGCGCCCAGATCGGCCTGGGATCGTCGCTTTACAACCTGAAAAAATACGATGAAGCGGGTGGCGCGTTCGAGAACGCCATCCGGTCCAAAAAAGACCTGGAAGAAGGATGGTTCGACCTGGGACTGGCCTATGCCCGTCAAAACCGTTACCGGGACGGAATAGGAGCCTTCGAGCAGGCCCTGCGGCTGGATCCGTCCGACAAGGACGCCCAAAAGAACCTGGAGGTCCTCAAGAAAAAATTGTCCGAAGACCCGAAGTCGGACAAGAGCCAGGGGAAGCCGGGGCAAGGGACTGGGCAGGGAAATTCCCCGACGCCCCCCCCCGACATGGCCACTCCACCCCCCGACCGCAAGAACGAGAAGCAGGACCCGTCGGCTCAAAAGAAGGTGAAGGACCCCGACGCCAAGGACAAATTCCGCTCGAAGGATGCCAAGGACAAGGCCGGCGGTGGGGCGTCCCAGGAACAGGCCCGCCAGGAACAACGCCAGGCGGAAGAGAAGCGGGCCGAGCAGGCCCGGCAGGACCTGAAGATGTCCGACCAACAGGTCAAGGACCTCATGAAACAGATGCAGCAGCAGGAAGAGGCGGCCCAGCGCTATTATTCCGCCAACCCGCGGAAGGACGAGAAGGACCGGTCGGGGATGTGGAATTTCCTCCCCAAGGACCAACAGCAATTCATGAAGCGCTTTTTCGGACAGTCGGATAAGAACGGCCAGGCCGTTCCCGAGGACTGGTAACGGCTAGGGTTCGGGATGGTTTTTTGCTATTTTGTGGGCCGCTCTGGAAAGGGGACTTTACGGTGGGAATGACAAGGATCTGGATGGTGATGGCCCTGCTTCTGCCCTTGGCCGGGTGGGCGGGGACGGTGACGACGCCCGACGCGGCGGGCTTGAGGCTCTTGGTCGACCAACGCCAGGTCGAAGTGGGGAAGTCCGTCAAGGTCTCCATCGAGTTCAAGCATATCGGGAATGAAAGCGCGGCCCTGGGGAACCCTTCCATCCCCACGCCCGAGAAGCTCCAGATGGGCGGGTTCACCAGCTCCTTCACCAATATCAGCTACGACCAGGGAAAGGAAGTGGTGACCTCCACGACCCAATTCTCCCTCACGGCCGTCCGGGAAGGGGTGGAGACCCTGGGGCCGGCCCTCTTGATCTACCAGGACAGCCACGGCAAGAAGATCGAACTGAAGTCCAACCAGGTGGCCCTCACGATCGTGCCCAAGACCGGGTTCTCCCTCTTCGGAAAGAAGAACGAAGCTTCCCCCACGCCGACCCCGTCGGCCGATGACCTGACCGACCTGAAACCCTTGATCCCGGAAAGCCATTGGTTGATCCGCACGCTCATCTGGGGCTTGGCCGCCCTCTTGATCCTCGGCTTGATCCTTTGGAGGCTCCTGAGGTCCAAGCCGAAGGCCGCCGCTCCGCCGCCCATGGGCGTGCCGGCCCAATTGAAGGACCGTTGGAAGAAGCTGGCCGATGAGGACCTGGGGGCCAAGGAATTCTGCGCGGAGCTCTCCTCCCTGGTCCGGGAATGCCTGCAATATCGCTTCGGTTTCGCCGCCGTGAATTTCACCACCGAAGAGGTCCTGAGGGCCCTGGCCAAGGTCAAAATGACCGACGATGAGCGGGTGGCCGCGGACAGGCTCCTCAAGACCTGCGACCGGGTCCTGCATGCCGATGGGAACCTGACCGGCCGGGACAACCTGCGGGCCCTTTGCTCGGCCCTGCTTCCGAAAGTCCCGAAAGGCTAAGGATTCACCGCGAAGAAGCGAAGGGGCGAAGGTGGGGGGATGAAAACCGAAGCTCCCCCAAGGAACACCTTCCAGGTTGAGGATTCACCTCGAAGAAACGAAGGGGCGAAGATGCCGGTAAGGCCTTTTTTGAAAACCGACCTTCCGAAGGAAGTGGAACGGATCGGGAAAGAAGTGGTCGATTCCGCTTACAAGGTCCACCATGCGATGGGGCCTGGGCTTTTGGAGTCGATCTATGAATCCTGTCTGGTGAAGGAGCTTTCCAAAAGGGGCCTTTCCTTCGAGCGTCAGAAGAACGTAACGGTCCACTGCTTGGGCGAGCCTCTTGATGAGAAGTTGCGGTTGGACCTGTTGGTGGCCGACCAGGTGATCGTGGAGGTCAAGTCTGTCGAGGCATTGTTGCCCATTTTTGACGCCCAATTGATGACGTACCTGAAGGTGACAGGGCGCAGTCTTGGTTTTTTGTTCAATTTCAACGTCCGGTGGATGAAGAACGGCATCAAGAGGGTCGTTTACACAAAAAGGTGAGGGCTTTACATTCGCATCTTCGCTTCTTCGCGGTGAAAGGATAATGTCCATGGCTTCGCAAAACGAGGAATTGACCCAGGAAGGGCAGAGGCTGAGCGAACAATTCGCCAAGGTCCGGGAGGAGGTTTCCAAGGTCATCGTGGGCCAGGAAGACCTTCTGGACCGGCTCCTGTTGGGACTTTTGGGCCGGGGCCACTTGCTCCTGGAAGGATTGCCGGGGCTGGCCAAGACCCTGGCCATCCGGACCCTCTCCGACGTCCTGGGGGTCGGCTTCAGCCGCATCCAGTTCACGCCCGACCTTCTGCCGGCGGACCTGGTGGGGACCCGCATCTACATGCCCGCCAAGGGGGACTTCAAGACCCAGAAGGGTCCCATCTTCGCCAACCTGGTGCTGGCCGACGAGATCAACCGGGCCCCGGCGAAGGTCCAATCGGCCCTGCTGGAGGCCATGCAGGAACACCAGGTGACCATCGGTCCCGACACCTTTCCCCTTGAGGAGCCCTTCTTCGTGATGGCGACGCAGAATCCCATCGAACACGAGGGGACCTATCCCCTGCCCGAGGCCCAGGTGGACCGGTTCCTCATGAAGGTGCAGGTGACCTATCCCGAGTTCGAGCATGAGAAGGAGATCATCAACCGCATGACCGTGGGGACGGCGATCAAGACCAAGGAGGTCCTTTCCGCCCAGTCCATCGTCAAGGCCCAGTCCATCGTGGACCACATCCACGTCAGCGAGCACCTGAAGGACTATATCGTTCATTTGGTCTCGGCCACCCGCAAGCCCAAGGACTATCAGCTGGAAAAACTCGCTCCTCTCATCGAATATGGGGCCAGCCCCCGGGCCTCCATCGGCCTGACGGTGGCGGCCAAGGCCCACGCCTTCCTGCAGGGGCGGGGTTACGCCACCCCGGAGGATGTCAAGGCCCTGGCGGCGGATGTGATGCGGCACCGCCTCATCCTCACCTACGAAGCCGAGGCCCAGAACGTCCGCACCGATGATGTGATCGCCCAGATCCTGCAAAAGGTGAAAGTTCCTTGAACCATCGCTTCCTTATGCGCGCGCTCCTGCTGGTCCTGGCCCTCGGTTTTGGCATTTGGGGTTGCAAGTCCGGGTCCCGGTCGATGGAAGAGGGCCTGCCCATGCCGCCTTCGGCCGAGAGCGGGGTCTATGACGGCCAATATATCCAGACCGAATATGGGTTCGGCATTCCCCTGCCCCCGAAATGGTCCTGGATCCGCCTGTCGGCCGAACAGGAAGTGGACGAGGTGGCCCGGATCACCGATCCCCACCGGGACCTGCTGGTGCGTTTGACCGTTCAGGACCGATCCGGGGACGATCGATTGACCGGGAAGGCCTGGGCCCAGATGGCCGCCCAGGACCTGGAGGACCACCTTTTCAAGATCGAGAAGAAGGGGAAGGTGGAGGACTGGAAGACCACGGGAGGAGAGCGCTGGTTCTCGGCCTCGTTCCAGGTGACGGATACCCATGACCGCCATTGGGCCGTGCAAGAATGGGCCCTGGAGCGGAACGACCTCTGGTACGGCGCCCATGGCATGATGCTGGCCAGCGACGCAGCCAAGGACGCTGGGAAGAAGCTCTTCAAGGAAATGCAGGGGGCCTTGACCCAGATCCATTGGTACACTCCCATCGGACCCCGTGGCATCTCCATCGAACGCTTTGAACTGGCCCAGTTCACCGAGGACTTCCGGGCCGCCCTGGAAAGCCGTTCCCTGGTCAAGGTGAACGGGTACCTGGACGAATTGTTCCCGGACCGCTCCAAGTGGAACGCCTGGTACCAGCAGTTGGTGTCCGGGGAGCCGAAAAGTTTCGAGATCAAGGCCGTTTCCAACGGCCTGGTCATCAACGGGGACTACGCGGCGGCGTCCTGGACCATCACCCGGCATGACCTGAAGGATGACAAGACCGAGAAATTCGAGAAGAGCTTCCGCCTGTCGAAGAAGGAAGGCGCTTGGAAGATCACCTCCTCCATCGAGAGAAAGTGAAGGACACCGCCGGATAAGGGCGGAACGAAAGGAAAGACCATGCGCAGCATGACGGGCTTCGGTCGGGGCGAAGGGCGGGCCAAGACGGTCCATGTGGTGGCCGAGGTGAAGACGGTCAACCACAAGTACCACGACCTGGCGGTCAAACTTCCCGGGGCCTTCCAGGTCCTGGAGCCCGAGGTCCGGGAGATGATCCTGGCCTCGGTCACCCGGGGCAAGGTGGATCTTTTCCTCAAGGACCTCTCGCCCGCCCGCGCAAAAAAGGTCGCGATCAACGAAGCGTTGGTGGCCGAATACCTGAAGGCCGTCAAGAAGGCTTCCTCCCGCTTCAAACTGAAGGGGGAGCTTTCCCCCGAGTCCCTCCTGCGGCTGCCGGATGTGCTCGTCATCGAGGAAGAGGAGCGCCTGGAATCGGACCAACGCAAGGCGGTGGGGGAAGCCGTCCAGGAGGCCTTGCGGGCCCTGGAGAAGATGCGCCAATCCGAGGGGACGCGGTTGGCCAAGGACATGACGGAGAGGGCCCGGGAGATCACCGGCGTGGTCCAGCAATTACGCCAGCGCCACAAGGCCCTGATGGCGGAGAAGATCAAGGCCTTCCGCGAAAAGATCGGGGAGTTCCTGCCCGAACCCCTGCAGGAACAGTCCCGGCTCGCCACCGAGGAGGGGGTCATCCTCCAGCGGCATGACATCGCCGAGGAGCTCACCCGCCTGGACAGCCACCTGGAAGCCCTTCTGGAGACCCTGAAGGAGAAGAACAGCGTGGGCCGGAAACTGGACTTCCTCGTGCAGGAGATGAACCGGGAGGCCAATACCACCGGTTCCAAATCATCGGACGCGAAGATGGCCCAGGGTGTTGTCCGCCTGAAGGAACTGCTGGAACAGATCCGCGAACAGATCCAGAACATCGAATGATCGATTTTCAATTTTAAATTCTTAATTTTTAATGGAACCCTTTCGACCAAGAATCAAGAACGAAGCGTTCAAAATCTCCGTCCGGGACCAAGATCGTGAAGAATAAAAGAAAAACGGCGCGTGGCCTCGTGGTGGTCCTTTCCTCCCCCTCGGGAGGCGGGAAGACCACGGTGGCCCAAAGGCTCCTCCGGGCGGAAAAGGACCTGGTCCGCTCGGTCTCTTGCACCACGCGCAAGCCCCGTCCCGGGGAACGCAACGGCCGGGATTATTTCTTCGTGACCGTGGACCGCTTCAAACGGATGATCGCCAAGCGGGAGTTCCTGGAATGGGCCCGGGTCCACCGCAACCTTTACGGGACCCCCAGGGCCTGGGTCGAAGGCCAATTGCGCCAGGGGAAGGACGTGCTTTTCGTCATCGATGTCCAGGGGGGGCACACCCTGCGGCGCAAGGTGCCGGGCGCGGTGCTGATCTTCCTGTACCCACCTTCCCTTCGGGTCCTGAGGGAAAGGCTGGTCGGGCGGGGGACCAACGACGCCAAGGACCTGAAGGTACGGTTGGCCGACGCGAGGTGGGAAATGCGGCAGGGGCGGGAATATGGGCACCCTATCGTCAACGACCGCCTGCCCCGGACCGTCCGGGAGGTCCGCCGGGTGCTCCGGGAGGCCCGGAAGGCCGCGGGGGCGGGAACCTAGGAAAAAGGGGGCCCGCGCCCAAAGGAATTACGATTTCGGACGGTTTTGAGTATAATTCCCGTTCCCTCAAACCCTTAAGGAGCCGCCATGAGCGACGATAAGAAGACCCCGACGTTGGAATCCGCCGACAACAAGTACATCTCCGTTCTGGCCGCCTCCAAAAGGGCGCGTCAACTCCTGGAACGGGCGGAAAAGCACAACCTCACCGTGGATACGGAAAAGGTCGTCCAACAGGCCTTGAGCGAATTCATGAGCGGCAAGGTCACCTTCACCAACCAGCCGGTCCCCTCCAAGAAGAAGAAAAAGGACGACGAATAATCCTCCCGGGTTCCCGGCCTTCCGCCAGGGAGACCCGGATCGCTCCGGGATCGAGGTCCGATGATCCCAAGACCCACCCAACCCAAGGTCCTCCTCGGCGTCACCGGCAGCATCGCGGCCTATAAGGCCGTGGAGCTGGCCCGGCTCCTGCGGCCCCTTTGCGGCCTGCGGGTGGTCCTGACCCAGGCCGGTTCCCACCTGGTGCCGGTCCGGGCCCTGCGCCAGGCTTCCGGCTCCCCCGTCTGGACGAGCCTCTTCAAGGGTTCCAACCCCATTCCGGTCGGCACCCCTTCCGGGACCCATCCGCTCACCTTTGTCCCCCACATCGAATATGCCAAGGGCGCCGACCTAGTGCTCATCGCGCCGGCCTCTGCCGATCTCCTGGCGAAACTCGCCTTCGGCATCGGGGACGACCTCCTTTCGACCCTTTGCCTTTACGCGCCTTGCCCGATCTGGGTGGCCCCGGCCATGAACGCCCGCATGTGGAACCACCCGGCGGTCCAAGCCAATGTCCGGACCCTCCGGGCGAGGGGCGTGGTGTTCCTGGGGCCGGAAAGCGGGCACCTGGCCTGCGGGGAAGTGGGCGACGGGCGTTTCGCCGAACCCGCCGAGATCGCCCATCAGGTCGGGTCCTTCCTGGGGAACCGGGAACTTTGGAAAGGGAAGCGGGTGGTGGTGACGGCCGGACCGACCCAAGAAGCCTTGGACCCGGTGCGGGTCCTGACCAACCGTTCCAGCGGAAAGATGGGCTATGCCCTGGCCCAAGCGGCCCTGAACCGTGGCGCTGAAGTGACCCTCATCACCGGTCCCGTGTCCATCCCGGCGCCGGTGGGCGCCCAGGTGACGGCCGTCAAGACCGCCGGGGAGATGGCCAAGGCCGTGTTGGGAGGGCTTGCCCGGACGGACCTTCTGATCATGGCCGCGGCGGTGGCCGATTTCCGCCCCGCGAAGGCCTCCGCCCAAAAGATCAAGAAGACCGGCAGGGTCCTGACGGTCCGGCTGGTGCCCAACCGGGACATCCTCGGTGAGGTGTTGAAGAAAAAGAGGAAGGGCCTGGTGGTGATGGGCTTCGCGGCGGAGACGCGGGACGTCGGTCGGCAAGCCCGGGCCAAATGGGCCCGCAAACCCACGGACCTGTTGGTCGCCAATCGGGTGGGCGAGGGGGCCCAAGGATTCGAGTCCGACCGAAACGAGCTTTGGGTCTTCAAAAAAGGAAGCGTACGACCGGTCCATCTGGGGCCGGACCTCAAGAGCCGGCTGGCCGAAAGGCTCCTGGAACTGGTGGACCTGAAAAGGGCCGGGGACGGGCGATGAGGCGATCCCTCGCTTTCCTCTTCCTGCTGGGTTGCGCCCATCTTGGCTGGGCCCAGGTCCCGAGTTTGGCGGGCCGGGAGCGTTTCGTGCCGGGTGAGGTCCTGGTCCGGTTCAAGGAAGGCGTGAACGACGCCCAAAGGGCCGCCATCCTCGCGGCTGTCGGGACCCCGCAACATCGCCTCTTCCCTTTCTTTCAAAAGGTCGAACTGGCCCCGGGTTCCTCGGTCGAGGATGCGGTGAGCCGATTGAAGGGGATGGACGGGGTCTTGGACGCCCAGCCCAATTACCGTTATTACGCCTTGGGCTCCTGCCCTTCGCTCCCGTCCGACGTTTATGACGCGGGTTTGACCACCGCGGCCAGTTGGCCCTACCTCAAGATCCAAATGGACAAGGCGGTGACCCTCTTCAACGGCTGGACCTCCTGTTCGCCCCCCTCGGGGACCGCTTCGGTGACGGTGGCGGTGCTGGATTCGGGCATCTCCCGCCTCCATCCGGACCTGCGCCAGGTTCCCATGATCGGTTATAACGCCATCTGCGATACGGGAGGGCAGTCCGCTCCCTGTTCCTGTGGCGCCGCCGCCACCGAGTCGGCCGGGGTCACCACCACCCAGGACGATTTCGGCCATGGGACCTTCGTGGCGGGCATCATCGGCGCGGATTGGAACGGGAACAACGCCGAAGGGGCCTGCCCGGGAGGGGGATTCACGACCGGGGTGGCGGGGGTCGCGCCGGGAGCGGTCCTGATGCCCATCAAGGTCCTGGATTGCACGGGCTCGGGCACCACCGAAGGGGTGGTGGCGGGGACCTATTACGCGGTGGATCACGGGGCCCGGGTCCTCAATTATTCCCTGGGTTCGAGCGCCGCGGGAGGTCTGGACCCCCTGGAAAAAGAGGCCTTGGACTATGCCCTGGCCCAGGATTGCGTGCTCGTGGCCTCCTCGGGGAACGAGTCCTCGCCCAGCGGGATGGCCGGCGTCGATTTTCCGGCGGCCTATCCGCCGGTCCTGGCGGTGGGCGCCTCCGACCCCTCGGACCAGCGGGTGTTCTATTCCAATGGTGGAGCGAGCCTGGACCTCCTGGCGCCCGGGGGGACCGGGACCGCCTTCCTCGGGGACGCCTTGAACGACTCGGCCACCAAGATCTTCAGTTCATTCCTTTGTCCGCTCTCGGCGGCCGCCTCCCAGGAAGGGGGGTTCGAGCCCCTGGCCGCCGACGGTAATTTCGGGGTGGCCGCCGGTACTTCGGCCTCGGCCCCTTTCGTTTCCGGCGCCGCCGCCTTGATCCGGTCCGTCTACCCTTCCCTGGACCACCGGCAGGTGGAACAGGCCATCGTGAACAACACCGACGACCTCAATGGGGGGCGGGGATGGGATGCGGGGAAGGGCTATGGCCGCCTGAACGTCTATCGGGCGCTCTTGAACGCGGGCACGGGGACCGGGCAGGTGACGACCTATCTCAAGACCTTCAACAGCCCCAATCCTTTCTACACGGACAGCGATGGGAGCACCAATATCACCCTGGCGATCGACCACGCCATGCCGGTGGACCTGTCCATCTATGACACGGCGGGACAATTGGTCCTTCGCAAGTCCTTCGCGGCGGCGGACCTGAACCAAGGTCCCTCCCGTCCCCAGTTCAAGTCCTTCTATATCCCCTGGGATGG is drawn from bacterium and contains these coding sequences:
- a CDS encoding tetratricopeptide repeat protein, with product MGNQRKILALVLLLPGLGLAESQGAKAYHQKDFEDAEAYFRQRTEKDPGDYRAQIGLGSSLYNLKKYDEAGGAFENAIRSKKDLEEGWFDLGLAYARQNRYRDGIGAFEQALRLDPSDKDAQKNLEVLKKKLSEDPKSDKSQGKPGQGTGQGNSPTPPPDMATPPPDRKNEKQDPSAQKKVKDPDAKDKFRSKDAKDKAGGGASQEQARQEQRQAEEKRAEQARQDLKMSDQQVKDLMKQMQQQEEAAQRYYSANPRKDEKDRSGMWNFLPKDQQQFMKRFFGQSDKNGQAVPEDW
- a CDS encoding GxxExxY protein produces the protein MKTDLPKEVERIGKEVVDSAYKVHHAMGPGLLESIYESCLVKELSKRGLSFERQKNVTVHCLGEPLDEKLRLDLLVADQVIVEVKSVEALLPIFDAQLMTYLKVTGRSLGFLFNFNVRWMKNGIKRVVYTKR
- a CDS encoding MoxR family ATPase; the protein is MASQNEELTQEGQRLSEQFAKVREEVSKVIVGQEDLLDRLLLGLLGRGHLLLEGLPGLAKTLAIRTLSDVLGVGFSRIQFTPDLLPADLVGTRIYMPAKGDFKTQKGPIFANLVLADEINRAPAKVQSALLEAMQEHQVTIGPDTFPLEEPFFVMATQNPIEHEGTYPLPEAQVDRFLMKVQVTYPEFEHEKEIINRMTVGTAIKTKEVLSAQSIVKAQSIVDHIHVSEHLKDYIVHLVSATRKPKDYQLEKLAPLIEYGASPRASIGLTVAAKAHAFLQGRGYATPEDVKALAADVMRHRLILTYEAEAQNVRTDDVIAQILQKVKVP
- a CDS encoding YicC/YloC family endoribonuclease, whose product is MRSMTGFGRGEGRAKTVHVVAEVKTVNHKYHDLAVKLPGAFQVLEPEVREMILASVTRGKVDLFLKDLSPARAKKVAINEALVAEYLKAVKKASSRFKLKGELSPESLLRLPDVLVIEEEERLESDQRKAVGEAVQEALRALEKMRQSEGTRLAKDMTERAREITGVVQQLRQRHKALMAEKIKAFREKIGEFLPEPLQEQSRLATEEGVILQRHDIAEELTRLDSHLEALLETLKEKNSVGRKLDFLVQEMNREANTTGSKSSDAKMAQGVVRLKELLEQIREQIQNIE
- the gmk gene encoding guanylate kinase, producing the protein MKNKRKTARGLVVVLSSPSGGGKTTVAQRLLRAEKDLVRSVSCTTRKPRPGERNGRDYFFVTVDRFKRMIAKREFLEWARVHRNLYGTPRAWVEGQLRQGKDVLFVIDVQGGHTLRRKVPGAVLIFLYPPSLRVLRERLVGRGTNDAKDLKVRLADARWEMRQGREYGHPIVNDRLPRTVREVRRVLREARKAAGAGT
- a CDS encoding DNA-directed RNA polymerase subunit omega, translating into MSDDKKTPTLESADNKYISVLAASKRARQLLERAEKHNLTVDTEKVVQQALSEFMSGKVTFTNQPVPSKKKKKDDE
- the coaBC gene encoding bifunctional phosphopantothenoylcysteine decarboxylase/phosphopantothenate--cysteine ligase CoaBC — translated: MIPRPTQPKVLLGVTGSIAAYKAVELARLLRPLCGLRVVLTQAGSHLVPVRALRQASGSPVWTSLFKGSNPIPVGTPSGTHPLTFVPHIEYAKGADLVLIAPASADLLAKLAFGIGDDLLSTLCLYAPCPIWVAPAMNARMWNHPAVQANVRTLRARGVVFLGPESGHLACGEVGDGRFAEPAEIAHQVGSFLGNRELWKGKRVVVTAGPTQEALDPVRVLTNRSSGKMGYALAQAALNRGAEVTLITGPVSIPAPVGAQVTAVKTAGEMAKAVLGGLARTDLLIMAAAVADFRPAKASAQKIKKTGRVLTVRLVPNRDILGEVLKKKRKGLVVMGFAAETRDVGRQARAKWARKPTDLLVANRVGEGAQGFESDRNELWVFKKGSVRPVHLGPDLKSRLAERLLELVDLKRAGDGR
- a CDS encoding S8 family serine peptidase, which encodes MRRSLAFLFLLGCAHLGWAQVPSLAGRERFVPGEVLVRFKEGVNDAQRAAILAAVGTPQHRLFPFFQKVELAPGSSVEDAVSRLKGMDGVLDAQPNYRYYALGSCPSLPSDVYDAGLTTAASWPYLKIQMDKAVTLFNGWTSCSPPSGTASVTVAVLDSGISRLHPDLRQVPMIGYNAICDTGGQSAPCSCGAAATESAGVTTTQDDFGHGTFVAGIIGADWNGNNAEGACPGGGFTTGVAGVAPGAVLMPIKVLDCTGSGTTEGVVAGTYYAVDHGARVLNYSLGSSAAGGLDPLEKEALDYALAQDCVLVASSGNESSPSGMAGVDFPAAYPPVLAVGASDPSDQRVFYSNGGASLDLLAPGGTGTAFLGDALNDSATKIFSSFLCPLSAAASQEGGFEPLAADGNFGVAAGTSASAPFVSGAAALIRSVYPSLDHRQVEQAIVNNTDDLNGGRGWDAGKGYGRLNVYRALLNAGTGTGQVTTYLKTFNSPNPFYTDSDGSTNITLAIDHAMPVDLSIYDTAGQLVLRKSFAAADLNQGPSRPQFKSFYIPWDGRNGAGHLVVTGVYFYFVTAGGSTGRNKIAVIRGTR